Part of the Lytechinus variegatus isolate NC3 chromosome 16, Lvar_3.0, whole genome shotgun sequence genome, tctaacgcagtgaatgacccttttctattcaaatcaactttttttaggCCAAGCCCTATAGATCTAAATCGAAGTTCGAGCCCAGACCAGGTCCAGGACCCAATGCAGGCCGATAATGCATGGcaacatctaatccacaagagggcgccatacacgtagaaaaatatattcatggaccggttggtcaatatattcatcgaaggtggaccggctgggaaaatactttgatattgatcatatcacgtgacgcgttatggaccaatcgcgcttggctatctgtcttggctatctaatatatttttttatatacctttaatgtatttgcatttcaaaaaataatgtcTATATTATCTAAAGATAGTTATTTGTTTTTGAATTTATTAGATTCAATGCAtctgttattttgttattcattttttaaatgataatcatttttttgCATGACCTAAATGTATCCTTACTTACACAATTAATCTCACTTATTACTAGATAAACTGAGTACAAATTTGCATACATATTTTCCCAACATTTATATCAACCTACATTTTGGGGTCAGGAcctattttattcatacatttttttttcattctcttctCTCTGTCCAGGCTAGGATTAGTGCCTACTTCCAACCGGATAATCCACACGCGTACATCCAAGCATTCAGGTCAATCCGGGACCTTACCAACGTACCTTCACCTTCAGAGGTCAAGGGGTCAAAcatcaggtcaaaggtcacgaCATTCGATGGAGTCAGGGTACGCCTCTACGAACTGATCAAGAAGAAAGAATTTCTTCAGCCGGCTTTGATATACATTCACGGGGGAGGATATGCTTTGGGATCACCTGGtaagttaattaaaaaacaacaacaacagcaacgaATGGGacaagttaaaggggaatgaaacctttggaaaaaGTAGGCTTGcgtggaaacaaaaaaaatcaaagaataagaacaacgaaagtttgagaaaaatcggacgaataattagaaagttatgagcatttcaatattgcaatcactaatgctatggagatccgcctttggcaatgcgacaatgatgtgtgatgtcacatgtgaacaactttgcctttgatggactataaaataccccaaaaatgtctctttttacttattcttatggtgatacaaactctttatccatgacgtattctgcaaaaatctgttttacatgccctcctatagaaagaacacatgatctactgatagatgtgataaaagaggcagtttaagtgaaatatatactaaagtaatggggagagttgttcacaagtgacatcacacatctttgtcgcattgccaatatgaagatctccatagcattagtgatcgcaatatttaaatgctcataactttctcattatttgtccgaattttctcaaactttccttgatctgtttctttgatttttctgttttcacacaagctattttgttccaaaggtttcagtCTCCTTTAGTGttttaggcccgtattctgaagtttgGTTTCAAGTTGGGGCATGGTCTAACtctggtgacacgacattttctccggcgacaattgctccaggctttatttcgtctaagatgtatggttagggttgcaatagggttttattgATATTAGGATTAGGATCCAGGGTTGAAATTGGTCATTCCATTCATGTGTGGAATTTGCAGCGGAGCcgttgtcgccggagcaaataaTGTCATGGAGCCTAACTCAGTACTAAAATGAGTTAGAAAGGCTATTGAAGTTGGGGAGGGCAAGTCCAACATGACCCCCTTTCTGATATTAGCAcatagcaaaaactgtggtgttaaccggtgtacatagaggaccacaccagttattttacaccggtgttaaattggtggtgttagttttacacctatatgttttattacaacaccttttgttgttacatttacactctttggtgtttgATGtataatctctagggtgtaattttaacacctcagggtgtggtcctctattaacaccaattggtgtcagttttaacaccgcagttttaccatgtttacagtgCAGAATATCCTCTGCCAGATCTTCTTGTTGGTATTGATCCAAAACTTTCACACGTGCACATACAATTCTTCCAGATATCAGAACCATCTACTTgaagagatttcttttttttgttaaaatggCAGATGGATACGACAGACTGACAAGAGACTTAGCAGAGCGTCTAAACATGGTCGTAGTCTCAATCGAGTAAGTATGTAGTACGGTGCAGTTGCTCAATTTATTATCTTGTTTAGGAAACAAGCTTGGAATAATGAATAATCCGGATAGATACGAGAAAAACTATATACTGCAAAAGTCCTTAAACTTTTGAAAGTTTCAAAATCATGTATTTATGAAatcatgatgtattttttttatttcatccatCAATGCTCGGATGGCAGATTATAATCAAATTCAGAGACCACTGACGGAAATAACGCTAATTTGattgaattataataataacaataataaaaacttgATGGATAAGATGTAGTGCAGTAGCGTTCTCACACATAAGACatgaaacaattattatttgttGGTATTATGAGATGCAGCCAAGAAGGTGTGTTCTATAGAAGCCTAATAATGCATAAACTACAATGAATCAATATTTCCAAGTGGAATTGTGCCATTGGCACCCTCTAAACCTTAGTGAAATAATTCTAGCACTTAATAATTAATCTTATTTTCGTGATTATTTTGATCTCTACTGCAGCTATCGTCTGGCCCCTGAGCATCCTTTCCCTGCTGGGCACCTAGATTGTCTTAGTGCCACCTCTTGGTTCCTGCGCAACGCTCAAGACTTCGGCGTAGATGCCAACAGAGTAGCCATCTCTGGAGACAGCGGTGGGGGCCACATGAGCGCTACTGTGTCTCAGGTTATCAACGATGACCCAGCTCTTCCCAACTTGAAACTTCAGATCTTGATTTACCCTGCTACTCAGACCTTGGATCTGCTAACCCCTTCTTACCAGAAGTACGACCAGGACTTCGGTGATGAGGGTATTCTACCTAGGAAGCGCGTAGCAGCATTCATCAGCATGTACGACCTGGGAAGGTCGGACCCACTCTACATGCAGCAGATCCTGTCCAACGAGCATATCATCAGGGAATTCAGGTTGAACTCTCCTTATATGAACTACGTGGATCACAGTGTCATCCCGTCTGAGCTGCGCAAGGAGACACGACTTTATCGACCTCCAAGACAAGGACCAGGAAACGAGTCTTTATGGCGTCAGGTCGAAAGCAAATATCTTGATCCACGCTGGGCACCCTTACTTCGTCAAGACCTATCGGGACTTCCGCAAGCATTTGTTACAACGTGTGGTTTTGATAGCATTCGAGATGATGGAATCTTCTACGCGAAGCGACTGGAGGAGGCGGGTGTGAAAACTCAATGGAAACATTATCCTTCGGCTTTTCATGGTGTGATGTTCATAAACAATTTCTTTTGGTTTCAGGTTGGGGAAGTAATGACGAATGATATTGTAGAGTTTGTTCAAAAGAATATTTAGGAAATTATTTTCCTTTGAGAAAATTGTGCATAAAGTAAATGGCTATGACATGTATGAGCAGGGGCATCGCTTGAATCCTGTTAAAGTGCAATAAAAGCTCTATACTTTAAGAttagtgaaaaaatataaattaccaATTTATGAcctaatacaaatatatatcgGCTACATCCGCCTTCTAAAAATAATATTGTGTGCCTGTGGAAGCTTAACTTTAGACCATGTACAAAAACTAGAAAGAATCCAGAAAAGAGTTTGTAAAAATTATCTCAGGCAAAagttatttaaattatgaagaTGCTTTAAAACGATGCAAACTGGAAACATACAAAGATAGACGCGAACAATTATGTTAAGTTTTTACCTATGAGCAAAAATCTACTTTGTCAAAACTGGTTACCTGAAAAGAACGTTGTTGGTATGACTTTACGCAGTAAACAAAAGTATTTGCTATAAAAATGCAGGATCTCTCTTGAAGTGCAGATTTTCATTGTAATTGCATGTTATATGCTGGATTTTTCTTAATGTACCATTAGTTTCACCattattacattattgttttatgttacATTTGCAGTTGTTATACATTTTTTGTAGTAACATGCTATTCAGCTTTTTAGCTGCAGTATGTGTATGATTGTTTTACTGGCAATTAATAaaccatgaaatgaaatgattcgTGATGGGATGTTATCCCCGGGTAATTACAGTCTATATTATCTTTATCATAGGAGTATTTGCCACATTCGATGAATCCGAGTGTGCATGTcttgtatattttcaaaagtaagaTTTAGAAATGGAGGAAATTCGATACATCCAAAATAAATGTCTGCATGTTTTGCACATCTTTAAAAGATTCAGTTATTCTCTATAAGGCGGTTCGTCAGTTATGGTAAATGCACATGGAAAGCACTGCCAATGACGATGGCAGATACAGAGGTTAAAGGCCTGgacacaccgcccgagcgttgttggagcggtagggagagagggtcgaattttgctcacaaaatttgggaaaaaatcgaaaaaaaaatcgaaaaaaacaaaacaatcgaaatcgaaaatggtgaacggtagcgagcggtgatgatttttctctccgctccacgaccgctcctaaaggcatggtcacaccgcccgggcgttgttggagcggtcgtggagcggagagataAATTTGTCCTAGAAGGAGACTGAGTTAGGGTTGTCATGGGcacccccaaccccccccccccccaaaaaaaaaaattcgtgAAATCGCGCACCCTTATAAATGgcagactaaatgaaagtagaccataatTTATGGcgagtggatgagttggcagtagacgaattggcaatttaccgccTGACTATACATGGGAAGTcaggggttcgatccccggccgcggcacctattcctgtgagcaaggcatttaatcggCAATGCTCTTTTCTTTATCCTACattcaaatatgaaaatgcCATTCGCATTCTAgttaactaggtgtgcacttgttaaaataaaaaaaacattatatggatctatgattatgatgatcCAAACTCGGAAAGTGTAATGAGGTTTtatcccccctcccctcccctcatATTCGGATAACGCATTGCAGGTCCGTGGATATAGGGAGTTATCGCTTCCACACCGACCAACGGATTCAAGAACAAACAAAATGTATTGTCGCATGCCGTTCGTGAATCAGTCTTTGTCCAAACTTTGTGAATCAACATGGCAACTTCGCCCCGGACTCGGaacaaatgatatttcaatttcacgtcagctccgaaacttgtatattaatttgtttttggtCAATCTTTGTTTTCCTGGGCTATAGGGCAAAGCTGCTATTCCGGTCCACCAATTTTGGACAAAGACCTTTGAGCTGGGGATGTCTGTTGTGATCTGATCTGTTATGCAGTAATAAAAGGCACACTaaaattgatatacatatcAAGTTCACTATCAGCCAATACAATTGCATGATTTCAGTATAGCTTCAAATCGTCATCTCATATTTGTTTTGATAACACGTTTTATCAACCACGACCTATTATGGCCTtggcttatatatatatatatatataaaatcgaGTTTATATGGATTGAGATATTTCTATATTGTGGCCACTGTGTTTGAATGTCGTATTCTCATGCTGACAAAGTCAATGCGAATTATCCCAAACCGGCTCATAAATTGATCGAGGAGTTAAATTGGATCAATATATTTATTGCATCGTGAAGACCAAAAAGTCGTATTTAACGCCCTGTCTCGATTTCGAAATTTTCACCATGAAGAAGCTCCTGTTCGCGTGCATTCTTTTTGGCGCCTTTTTGGCCTTCCTGCTTCACACGCCTGTCCCCGATGGGCTGACGGAACCTTGGAAATATCGTCTGCTGATAGCTACCATGACAGTACAGGCTCTATTGGTAAGGAGTCAATCGGTGTCTCTTAATCCAAGTTAGGcgactcggggggggggggggggtgttaaaaaagacatcctcgagggggggggggggtgggtcggATTTGGAAAGGGTATGGGTGTTCTGTGGCCCCAAAATTTGACACAAtgcctttaaaggtcaagtccatcccaggacaatgttgaattgaattaatagagaaaattcaaaccagcacaatactgaaaatttaatcaaaatgggtggtaaaataaaaaagttatgacattttagacTTTCgctaagcgaaactttaaaatgtcataactttcttattttacattcgattttgatgaaatattcagtgttatgcttgatggatgtttctatttttattcaaatcaactttttgtttgggtggacttgtcctttaacaacgAAAGTTGCTTATGAAGTACCAGTGGTGGTTGGGAACTGGAATTTAACATGAAAATGGGGGTCTAAATTGGAAACTAATACCAGGAATGAAGGGCTCAGAATCGGGGAGAACGGGTTGGTCAATGAAATGGGTGGAAATTAATTAATGATCTTAATGACTGCACATACACACACCGCCATTATTATGTGAGTGTCCCCACCCCCGGTGACATATTTGCATTATCATAAAAGATTtcttatataaaaaacaatctGTCAAGCAATTTCATGATCATAACATTACAGATACTGAACTTTATCAATGAAACATTTAGTGATACCCATTCAATAAAGCTACCCTCGCCCCCATCTTTATGAAGATagatacaagaaaaaaaatcgtgatcATGGATACAGAATCGCCCTCAAAATACTTCATTGATTGTAtggataattatcattattttttttttaatttattgtttattcatatatgtttattgctatgtatttattcatgcatCTTTTATGGAGCAAGGCCTCATagaaacattattttcatacatacatTTTAAGAATCATTTTGTAGGATATTCTAGCATACATAATCCtacgtctctctctctctctctgtccagGCCAAGACAATTGCCTATTTTCAATCAGACAGTCCACGCGCTTACATCCAAGCATCCAGGTACATCCTTGCCCTGACCAACGTACCTTCACCTTCAGAGGTCAAGGGGTCAAAcatcaggtcaaaggtcacgaCATTCGATGGAGTAAGGGTACGCCTCTACGAACTGATCAAGAAGAAAGAATTTCTTCAGCCAGCTTTGATATACATTCACGGGGGAGGATATGTTTTCAATTCACCGGGTAGGCATAATCATCAGAAGTTACTGACCGATCCAAGATTTAAGAAATAAGAGGTCACAGAAAAGAATCAGTTTCTTGAATATATAGTAATGGAAATGATTAAGGACATCATTGATTAAGTTGGACGTAGTGACTGCTTTTGAGTTTCAgttgagtaaaaaaaagtatggcGAGAAAGAAAGTTCTCATTTCCTTAATTGTGTGCCTTTTTGTGGCGGGGGTGTCCCATAAGATCCGCATGAAACATTAAGAAATGTAGTTTGCCGATAAGGTGCCAATAATGCCAATATTCGCGTCGGACGTGTTGCTATTGTCCCAAATCCTACTTACTCCTTCACTTATTTCTTGCCACAtctagttgaaaaaaaaaacttaaaagaaaattcatttcaatttttgtttaataacaGATACCTATGACAGGCTTACGAGGGATTTATCAGAGCGTCTCAACATGGTCGTAGTGTCAATCGAGTAAGTATTTAGTGTATTGGCACACTTAAGAGGAAATTTGACTGTACAAAACAAACAGGGAAACATTCaatctttaaaatatattatctttCAAAGTCTTCAGGCAAAATCCGTATAAAAGAGATTATAAATGCATATCTGAAACCATGCCAGTCATCGatcttatttatctattttttttaacagtcatCAATATTCCCAACGATAGAATGAACAGAATCAAAGGCAAGACCAGCACTACAGCAAACGCacaaaaaacaaagcaaaacaaaaacgCTGTTTACTCTAATTATGAACctagtttaaaagtttaaacaaccatgctaTTATTGGAatcagaaattgaaaattagactttattgtttaatattttagaCAGTTATTTAAACTGTTGAAACAACTACTCTACAAGGTTTATATCGTAAACAGCGTTTTACGGTGTGTTTTATCTGAATTGTATCATGAAAAACATTAAGGCGGAATGGGGTACTGTTCTCGCAAGCGCAGAAGATTATTGTTTGTTCTATAGTATTTGGCTGATCTATGTGCTGCATGCAGCCAGGAATAAGTGACCTAGTGCTTCAAAATTGAAGTATTACGTGTAAATGGTGTCATGAGCAAAAATCTAAATGTAAGTGAGATATTCGAGGAATAAGTAATGCATCCAATATAAAATGGATCTATCTGTACACTGCAGCTATCGTCTGGCTCCTGAGCATCCTTTCCCTGCTGGGCACCTGGATTGTCTTCATGCCACCTCTTGGTTCCTGCGAAACGCTCAAGACTTCGGCGTAGATGCCAACAGAGTGGCCATCTCTGGAGACAGCGCTGGTGGAATCTTCAGTGCCACGGTGTCACAGGTTATTCATGATGACCCAACTCTTCCAAACTTAAAGCTTCAGATCTTGGTTTACCCTGCCACCCAGATCTTGGACTTTTTAACCCCATCCTACCAAAAGTATGATCAGGACTTTGGTGATGGAGGTGTTCTCCCTAGGAAACGCGTTGCGGCATTCCTAAGCATGTACGATCTGGGGCGATTGGACCAACTCTACATGCAGCAGGTACTGTCCAACGAGCACATCACCAAGGAATTCAGGTTGAACTCTCCATTTATGGGTTATGTGGATCACAGTGTCATTCCGTCCGAGCTACGTGAGAAGACCCGAATCTACATCCCTCCAAAGCAAGGCCCCGGGAACGAGTCTCTATGGCGTCAGGTCAAAGGCAAATATCTGGATGCACGCTTTAAACCTCTGATTCGTGAAGACCTATCGGGACTTCCACAAGCATTTGTAGCAACGTGTGGTTTTGATGGCGTCCGAGACGATGGAATCTTCTACGCGAAGCGACTGGAGGAGGCGGGTGTGAAAACTCATTGGAAACATTACCCTTCTGCTTTTCATGGTGTGATGTTCATAAACAATTTCATTTGGTTTCAAGTTGGGGAAGAAATGAGGAAGGATATTGTAGAATTTGTCCAAAAGAATGTCTAGGAAGTAAGACTGTTCATGACAATGAGCATGGGACAAcgtctcgggggggggggggggggggtagatgagAGGGGGAATCATTTCTCATTTCTAAAGGGGGTCTTTCACGTCTTCCCCGATAATTCTTTAATCATTTGCTTAAGCCAAAGCGATGTTTGGCTATCCCCTTTGTTGGAGCCATTTGATATTTTCTGGtgaattcaaaacaaaaatctgGTCACAATTTTTAAATACTTCTCAGACTATATATGTTTTTGTGCGTTTGATATAATATCGATCATCAATGGTTCAATGGCAATGTTTGAATTTAtagactgtaaaaaaaattatctgaaaTAGTAGTTTACGTTGAATGTATATAAGTAGAATTTATTATTTGCAATTATTTCTCGAATTTTTTTTCCAGCAGATTTAACTTCTCTTTTAATATACATGATTTACTTGATTTATTTCGGTTCAATATACATTTACGAAAATTCACGTTTTTTTGTATTAAGAAGTTGTTCATTTGTCAAaaatttcaattcatatacaaaataaaatacatatcaaatacGATATCTTATCTTTACAAATTAATATATGAATACATTGAAAACTTATATAATTAACACTttacattttctcttttatttcccTTTAGTGTTACAATATAACATGATAATTCAAtccatatacaaaataaaatacatacatcaaATACGATATCATATGTTTACAAATTAATATACATTGAAAAACTCATATAATTAACACTTtacattttgtcttttttttcctttagtGCATACTTGataattcaattcatatacaaaataaaatacatacatcaaATACGATATCATATGTTTACAAATTAATATACATTGAAAAACTCATATGATTAACACTTtacattttgtcttttttttcctttagtGCATACTtaataattcaattcatatacaaaataaaatacatacatcaaATACGATATCATATCTTTACAGATTAATATATGAATACATTGAAAACTAATATAATTAACATTCtacattttctccttttttcctttaGTGTTATAAAACCTAATAAACTCAACGTACTCATTTTTTTCTAGTGTCAAATATTCACAACATAAGAGATTTTCCAAATACACAAAATCGATCATTAATACAACCTAGTCGAATTTTAAGTCATTAACAAGGATTTTCCATAACCTACCCCACACCTTGGCCTCATttctcaaatatttcatatcctATAACAACATCAGTCTCGGCCCTGGACCCTacctaccccctcccccatccccaCTCCCgacctttttttgtttaaaatagccaaaaagcaagaaaaaaacacggaagcaaaacaaaacaataatacaaACCCCCTTCCAACCCAATGGCTTGTGCTCCCCTGCCCTCTACCCCTCCCCATAACCCCCATGCCCTTCGCCGTCACAACCTCCCCGTTCCAATCGTGTGGGGGcggaaaattatttttcttcctcGTCTGAATGAtataagaatgaaatatatatgtatacgaacatattatatttatgaaatacactCTTATACCTTAACATTCAAACATTGTCTGTTTCTCATTATATGTTAAAATGAAGATAATCCAGTAAGCCCTATATGGATTTCAATAAAGTTTAATCTGAGTTTGAATTTAGGTGCGCCATACAGGAGCCCCTCAGGGGCTGCGTCACGGGGAGGTGACCGCCCCTCTAAACTTTCTTGAATAAAAAGTTGTCCTGTAGACAGTCataaaataaaagggaagaggatATCGATAATCAAGAGAAAAATTGagagaataaagaaaaacaacacATTTTCCGTATTACAAATATTCAATTAAGGAACAGCATTTCTTCACCTCTACAAATCCCATATCAAAAATAACGAAACTCCTCGCTAGGAACGAGGAAAAGACACGGAGAGGGAAAATGAATGGCGCGTGCTTTTATGAGCGCGGCGCCACCGTGACGAAAAGACGCCAGTTTTCGGGAGGGAGAATTATTGAATCTGGTACCATGGTGGAGCGCGCTGCAATAACTGTAGGGGATGTAGGGGCGCCGCAAACCACGTACTCTACTGTACAAGTCGCTCTATGCTCGGTCGCTCGCTGATTATGATATGGATAGAGCATGAAGCTATAATAGCTCAAAGGATAAAGTATACACAATGTGCATGTGAACACTGAACACTTGAATGGACTTGCATGGGCTGAAACCCCGCCTTAATCTACACTGACTTCGGATTTGACAGCACTTTGAAAGTGCCTTGCATTATGCATAATACATGCTGCTATCAAGGTTTCGTGTATCTATTCGTACACCGGCTGCACCGTACCCGACATTGAACGCTCTGCCAACTTCTATACCATTATTTACTGAGCGAGCCGAGTCGTAGTCTGGCTAGTCTCTATGTCAATTGACTGACCATCTGTAATTCTGTATAAGTGTGTAAGTAGGCCTACTGCACGGCGAATAGTCATCGTGAAAGCACTCGTGAGAGACTCATTGGCTATTGAAGCAAAATAGTTAAACGTCCAGCTAAACTACATAGGCCTACACAGCATACACTACAGTACAGGAATAGGTCATTTTGGCGTGGCCCTTACGGTCGATGTGGTAAAGTTTACGGGGAAAGTGATCGGATGGACTGAGCTTGATGTCAATTGTCAGACCAACTTGTACCGTCAACAGAGAGCAGTGAATTGATCAAGGTAAGAATGCATAAATAATTGTTCTTAAGTTGGTCAAACGAATCTCAAGTACATAATACTTGAGTGCACTCAGCACCATACTACCattgagctacatgtattactatACATGTGCAGGAGCATATGCATTATAAAGCTATATGTCTAAATATCTGAATATATTTAGTATATAAAAACTGTATATAAAATTTTATTCTAATTATTTACCCATTGTTACCCACTTCCATTTCTCCTATCACTCTGAATACGTCACTAATTCAAAATCTCGATATCCTCAAGTCAAATTTATCCAATCCAATTTACTTACATCATAAATCCTTCCAATCCGCTTTCtcgtatacatgtactatatctTAAGCAAATTTTGAAACCTCTGCAAttacttatatttgaaaatattctgttgaTTCATATTATCTCTTAAAGTGTTAATGATAGtacatattttt contains:
- the LOC121429933 gene encoding arylacetamide deacetylase-like; amino-acid sequence: MLYSHNGKDRVFLDSLQNQLIQVKYWRRIFTPGSSGPVSIPSTKSSAGSERKVTMKYLLFACTVFGAILAFIFRTPVPDGLTEPWKYRLLIATTSVQALLARISAYFQPDNPHAYIQAFRSIRDLTNVPSPSEVKGSNIRSKVTTFDGVRVRLYELIKKKEFLQPALIYIHGGGYALGSPDGYDRLTRDLAERLNMVVVSIDYRLAPEHPFPAGHLDCLSATSWFLRNAQDFGVDANRVAISGDSGGGHMSATVSQVINDDPALPNLKLQILIYPATQTLDLLTPSYQKYDQDFGDEGILPRKRVAAFISMYDLGRSDPLYMQQILSNEHIIREFRLNSPYMNYVDHSVIPSELRKETRLYRPPRQGPGNESLWRQVESKYLDPRWAPLLRQDLSGLPQAFVTTCGFDSIRDDGIFYAKRLEEAGVKTQWKHYPSAFHGVMFINNFFWFQVGEVMTNDIVEFVQKNI
- the LOC121429389 gene encoding arylacetamide deacetylase-like; this translates as MKKLLFACILFGAFLAFLLHTPVPDGLTEPWKYRLLIATMTVQALLAKTIAYFQSDSPRAYIQASRYILALTNVPSPSEVKGSNIRSKVTTFDGVRVRLYELIKKKEFLQPALIYIHGGGYVFNSPDTYDRLTRDLSERLNMVVVSIDYRLAPEHPFPAGHLDCLHATSWFLRNAQDFGVDANRVAISGDSAGGIFSATVSQVIHDDPTLPNLKLQILVYPATQILDFLTPSYQKYDQDFGDGGVLPRKRVAAFLSMYDLGRLDQLYMQQVLSNEHITKEFRLNSPFMGYVDHSVIPSELREKTRIYIPPKQGPGNESLWRQVKGKYLDARFKPLIREDLSGLPQAFVATCGFDGVRDDGIFYAKRLEEAGVKTHWKHYPSAFHGVMFINNFIWFQVGEEMRKDIVEFVQKNV